A stretch of the bacterium genome encodes the following:
- a CDS encoding FHA domain-containing protein, with protein sequence MEKHGFDLPDIPEDVIAQVQEPIEATVIAADRTQLMAPQTNTTQAITPVQCPVCKQHTPPGEMYCTECGFLLNSAVSEEMPSEVQSVPRLTDVIWGREYLLKPGTNSVGRENADVLLADSRVSRHHAQITVTDTEITIEDPGSTNGTKVNGQQVKPGERVKLTSGAKIEFGGVALVVNIPEEVAEAKVVVTEPELAPFPDPTVETPVVSFPEVQPEIPFVEAVVPQSIEESTPQVVAASLNVTITNLSDPVLNQVFEIKPGSSTVGRKPDNDIVIANPYVSGFHGTLELVGNELYVTDIGSSNGTQLNEEPLPQNARTQVKDGDKVTFGQVLFAVQFEPVVSPDHVVQSDTDTLAGESDNQ encoded by the coding sequence ATGGAGAAACACGGATTTGATTTGCCCGATATTCCTGAAGATGTGATAGCGCAAGTGCAAGAACCGATTGAAGCAACGGTGATTGCCGCTGATCGCACTCAGTTAATGGCTCCACAGACTAACACAACTCAAGCGATTACGCCTGTTCAGTGTCCTGTCTGCAAACAGCATACTCCCCCCGGTGAGATGTATTGTACGGAATGCGGCTTTTTACTAAACAGCGCTGTCTCTGAAGAGATGCCCTCAGAAGTACAGAGCGTTCCGAGGCTTACTGATGTGATTTGGGGACGTGAGTACCTGCTTAAACCAGGAACCAACTCAGTCGGGCGTGAGAATGCAGATGTTCTCCTTGCAGATTCTCGGGTTTCTAGACATCATGCTCAAATAACAGTTACCGATACTGAAATCACTATTGAGGATCCCGGCAGTACCAATGGCACAAAAGTAAATGGTCAACAAGTCAAACCCGGCGAAAGGGTCAAACTTACTTCCGGTGCAAAAATCGAGTTCGGTGGTGTTGCATTAGTGGTGAACATTCCTGAAGAAGTTGCTGAGGCCAAAGTAGTTGTAACTGAACCGGAATTAGCTCCATTTCCTGACCCGACAGTTGAAACGCCAGTCGTTTCATTTCCGGAAGTTCAGCCGGAGATCCCTTTTGTTGAAGCTGTTGTCCCTCAATCAATTGAAGAATCAACCCCTCAAGTTGTTGCCGCATCACTAAATGTAACGATCACCAATTTATCTGATCCGGTTTTAAATCAGGTATTTGAAATCAAGCCCGGCAGCAGCACTGTTGGGCGGAAACCTGATAACGATATAGTCATCGCAAATCCGTATGTATCAGGCTTTCATGGCACACTCGAACTGGTTGGCAACGAACTTTATGTCACCGACATAGGCAGCTCCAATGGGACACAACTCAACGAGGAACCATTACCGCAAAATGCCAGAACTCAAGTTAAAGACGGAGATAAAGTTACTTTCGGGCAAGTCCTTTTTGCTGTTCAATTCGAACCTGTTGTCTCGCCCGATCATGTAGTGCAATCAGATACAGATACACTAGCGGGTGAGAGTGACAATCAATGA